The Halosimplex litoreum genome has a window encoding:
- a CDS encoding AbrB/MazE/SpoVT family DNA-binding domain-containing protein yields MQTRKLQQVGGGTYTVSIPKEWANDHQLEAGMELYLATHGDDSIVLRAAEKDVDELAAATVVVDGDEPALVRRALQAAHAVGFETVTLEPVESFTDEQRRAARSVVRNLVGTDLLVTNETEITVQHLLDAANVSVRQSVVQLQFTALSIHRSATDALVAADADAYERLRGRADEADRLFRMVARHLSRSLVSLEEIDRLGLTRPTLFDYYVTARQLEGVARRGVGVARAARRLPESLPDPVAENVRDAAEAARTVVDDATTAVLDDADEDLTAIALGGHERAVAEIEAVDAALFDEATAPFDGSTAATVALARALDHLTRTADRGAAVADVAARAAIRDRNV; encoded by the coding sequence ATGCAGACGCGCAAACTCCAACAGGTCGGCGGCGGCACGTACACGGTGTCGATCCCCAAAGAGTGGGCGAACGACCACCAGCTCGAGGCGGGCATGGAGCTGTACCTGGCCACCCACGGCGACGACTCGATCGTCCTCCGGGCCGCCGAGAAGGACGTCGACGAGCTGGCGGCGGCGACGGTCGTCGTCGACGGCGACGAGCCCGCCCTGGTCCGCCGTGCGCTTCAGGCCGCCCACGCCGTCGGCTTCGAGACGGTCACGCTCGAACCGGTCGAGTCGTTCACCGACGAGCAGCGCCGGGCCGCCCGCTCGGTCGTCCGCAACCTCGTCGGGACCGACCTGCTGGTCACCAACGAGACGGAGATCACCGTCCAGCACCTCCTCGACGCCGCGAACGTCTCCGTCCGCCAGTCGGTCGTCCAGCTGCAGTTCACGGCGCTGTCGATCCACCGATCCGCGACGGACGCACTGGTCGCCGCCGACGCCGACGCTTACGAGCGGCTCCGCGGGCGCGCCGACGAGGCCGATCGACTCTTTCGGATGGTCGCCCGCCACCTCTCGCGGTCGCTCGTCTCGCTGGAGGAGATCGACCGCCTCGGGCTCACCCGCCCGACGCTGTTCGACTACTACGTCACCGCCCGTCAGCTCGAAGGGGTCGCCCGCCGGGGCGTCGGCGTCGCCCGCGCCGCTCGCCGGCTCCCCGAATCGCTCCCCGACCCCGTGGCCGAGAACGTACGCGACGCGGCCGAAGCCGCCCGAACCGTCGTCGACGACGCGACGACGGCCGTGCTCGACGACGCCGACGAGGACCTGACCGCGATCGCGCTCGGCGGCCACGAGCGGGCCGTCGCCGAAATCGAGGCGGTCGACGCGGCGCTGTTCGACGAGGCGACAGCGCCCTTCGACGGCTCGACCGCCGCGACCGTCGCGCTGGCGCGCGCGCTCGACCACCTCACCCGCACCGCCGACCGCGGCGCCGCCGTCGCCGACGTCGCTGCCCGCGCCGCGATCCGCGACCGAAACGTCTGA
- the phoU gene encoding phosphate signaling complex protein PhoU, whose amino-acid sequence MTREGYQAALDDLRTDVCALGDDVLAQLDDGLTALTKGDDGLAEDVIDGDAAINDRYLDLEGDCVDLLALQQPVASDLRFVAASFKILTDLERVGDLATNLGRYALAAERPADEVDVQAIGADARDQVSAALDAYETGDADGCRAVAARDDELDAHCQRASERVVRDLLEGEAGEDSWAVERVLDDVSRLLLTIRDLERVGDHGVNVAARTLYMIETDPELLY is encoded by the coding sequence GTGACGCGCGAGGGGTACCAGGCGGCGCTCGACGACCTGCGGACCGACGTCTGCGCGCTGGGCGACGACGTGCTCGCGCAGCTCGATGACGGGTTGACCGCGCTGACGAAGGGCGACGACGGCCTCGCCGAGGACGTGATCGACGGCGACGCGGCGATCAACGACCGGTATCTCGACCTGGAGGGCGACTGCGTCGACCTGCTCGCGCTCCAGCAGCCCGTCGCCTCCGACCTGCGGTTCGTCGCCGCCTCGTTCAAGATCCTGACGGACCTGGAACGCGTTGGCGACCTGGCGACCAACCTCGGCCGCTACGCGCTGGCGGCCGAGCGGCCGGCCGACGAGGTGGACGTGCAGGCCATCGGCGCCGACGCTCGCGACCAGGTGTCCGCGGCGCTGGACGCCTACGAAACGGGTGACGCCGACGGCTGTCGCGCGGTCGCCGCTCGCGACGACGAGCTCGACGCCCACTGCCAGCGCGCCAGCGAGCGGGTCGTTCGCGACCTCCTCGAAGGCGAGGCCGGCGAGGACTCGTGGGCGGTCGAGCGGGTACTGGACGACGTGTCTCGGCTGCTGTTGACGATCCGGGACCTCGAACGCGTCGGCGACCACGGGGTCAACGTCGCCGCGCGGACGCTGTACATGATCGAGACGGACCCCGAGTTGCTGTACTGA
- the pstB gene encoding phosphate ABC transporter ATP-binding protein PstB yields the protein MSETEPQAESTARSSETTTGETDERIREEWSDYSFEGEAKLSVEDLDVHYGDDHALKGVSMDIPEESVTALIGPSGCGKSTYLRCLNRMNDRIKAATIDGSVQLDGEEIYQDGVDLVELRKEVGMVFQAPNPFPKSIRDNITYGPRKHGDLDTGLLARLTGRDDSEDADELVHRALEQAAIWDEVEDRLDDNAMGLSGGQQQRLCIARCLAVDPDVILMDEPASALDPVATSKIEDLIEELAKDYTVVVVTHNMQQAARISDQTAVFLTGGELVEYDDTEKIFENPESQRVEDYVTGKFG from the coding sequence ATGAGTGAGACAGAACCACAGGCCGAGAGCACAGCGCGCTCGTCGGAGACGACGACGGGCGAGACCGACGAGCGGATCCGCGAGGAGTGGAGCGACTACTCCTTCGAGGGCGAGGCGAAGCTCAGCGTCGAGGATCTGGACGTCCACTACGGCGACGACCACGCGCTGAAGGGCGTCTCGATGGACATCCCCGAGGAGAGCGTCACCGCGCTCATCGGCCCCTCCGGCTGTGGCAAGTCGACGTATCTGCGCTGCCTCAACCGCATGAACGATCGGATCAAGGCCGCCACCATCGACGGCTCCGTGCAGCTCGACGGCGAGGAGATCTACCAGGACGGCGTCGACCTCGTGGAACTTCGCAAGGAGGTCGGCATGGTGTTCCAGGCACCCAACCCGTTTCCCAAATCGATCCGCGACAACATCACCTACGGCCCGCGCAAGCACGGCGATCTGGACACGGGGCTGCTCGCGCGGCTCACCGGCCGCGACGACAGCGAGGACGCCGACGAACTCGTCCACCGGGCGCTCGAACAGGCGGCCATCTGGGACGAGGTCGAAGACCGGCTGGACGACAACGCGATGGGCCTGTCGGGCGGCCAGCAACAGCGGCTCTGTATCGCTCGCTGTCTGGCGGTCGACCCCGACGTGATCCTCATGGACGAGCCCGCCTCCGCGCTGGATCCGGTCGCTACCTCGAAGATCGAGGACCTCATCGAGGAGCTGGCGAAGGACTACACGGTCGTCGTCGTCACGCACAACATGCAGCAGGCGGCGCGTATCTCCGACCAGACGGCCGTCTTCCTGACCGGCGGCGAGCTGGTCGAGTACGACGACACCGAGAAGATCTTCGAGAACCCCGAGAGCCAGCGCGTCGAGGACTACGTCACCGGGAAGTTCGGGTGA
- the pstA gene encoding phosphate ABC transporter permease PstA, producing MAGATESSVVRGDTSTYETVAALTVGLAAVLFFLGLAATVELVSITGTLVGLPTLTTLGLLLVLMGVAVGGFGLISYRGIFPTDPRASAGLVAAGLFAGLWGLIGALVAAETLGLGLLGGLAGGLLVGGAAFFATALPREDVGSTLPAGALAILFGLIFLLGIVGPEWSWSPANFPDAQAVTFFARTVAPFAVMSSSLVVGWAAAKAYGGFGARGRHLGAYLLVYLNAMAIIAILIALVAFVVFKGFGPVTEGIAVGLGVGPATTIGLLGFSFDVAWPVYWPFLMNGASLFTDITGVFPAIVGTAWLVIGAVVLSVPLGVGAAIFLTEYAEQGRFTNVVEVATNALWSTPSIVFGLFGAAFLVPRFTPQPQKSLLSGMITLGFMLLPLVVITAREAMIAVPDEYRDASAALGVSKWQTIRSVVLPAAMPGVVTGVILGVGRIAGETAPLLLTMGGGSFVPAGQRAKVLNSFQLSLSPPFVTNPELTQATTALPYQLYQVVLTGTGQTAGVNDITAFGWGTALVLLGVVLAFYAVGIATRQYFRSKLTYE from the coding sequence ATGGCGGGCGCCACCGAGTCGTCGGTCGTCCGCGGCGACACCTCGACCTACGAGACGGTCGCCGCGCTGACCGTCGGCCTGGCCGCCGTCCTCTTTTTCCTCGGACTGGCGGCCACCGTCGAACTCGTCTCGATCACCGGGACGCTCGTCGGCCTGCCGACGCTGACCACGCTGGGCCTGCTGCTGGTCCTGATGGGCGTCGCGGTGGGCGGGTTCGGCCTGATCTCCTACCGGGGAATCTTCCCGACCGACCCCCGCGCGAGCGCCGGGCTCGTCGCCGCGGGCCTGTTCGCGGGCCTGTGGGGGCTGATCGGCGCGCTCGTCGCCGCCGAGACGCTCGGGCTCGGCCTCCTCGGCGGGCTGGCCGGCGGACTGCTTGTCGGCGGCGCCGCGTTCTTCGCGACAGCCCTCCCCCGGGAGGACGTCGGCTCGACGCTGCCGGCCGGCGCGCTGGCGATCCTGTTCGGGCTGATCTTCCTGCTCGGCATCGTCGGCCCCGAGTGGTCGTGGTCGCCGGCGAACTTCCCGGACGCACAGGCCGTCACGTTCTTCGCGCGGACGGTCGCGCCGTTCGCGGTCATGTCGTCGTCGCTGGTCGTCGGCTGGGCGGCCGCCAAAGCCTACGGCGGCTTCGGCGCCCGCGGCCGCCACCTCGGCGCGTACCTGCTCGTCTATCTCAACGCGATGGCGATCATCGCGATCCTGATCGCGCTGGTCGCCTTCGTCGTCTTCAAGGGCTTCGGCCCGGTCACCGAGGGCATCGCGGTCGGCCTCGGCGTCGGCCCGGCCACGACCATCGGCCTGCTCGGATTCAGCTTCGACGTCGCCTGGCCGGTGTACTGGCCGTTCCTGATGAACGGCGCGTCCCTGTTCACCGACATCACGGGCGTCTTCCCGGCCATCGTCGGGACCGCCTGGCTCGTGATCGGCGCGGTCGTCCTGTCGGTGCCGCTGGGCGTCGGCGCGGCCATCTTCCTCACGGAGTACGCCGAACAGGGCCGATTCACCAACGTCGTCGAGGTCGCCACGAACGCGCTGTGGTCGACGCCGAGCATCGTGTTCGGCCTGTTCGGCGCCGCGTTCCTGGTGCCGCGGTTCACTCCCCAGCCCCAGAAGTCACTGCTGTCGGGGATGATCACTCTCGGGTTCATGCTGCTGCCGCTGGTGGTCATCACGGCCCGCGAGGCGATGATCGCGGTGCCCGACGAGTACCGCGACGCCAGCGCGGCGCTGGGCGTCTCGAAGTGGCAGACGATCCGCAGCGTCGTCCTCCCAGCGGCGATGCCGGGCGTCGTCACCGGCGTCATCCTCGGCGTCGGCCGCATCGCCGGCGAGACGGCCCCGCTGTTGCTGACGATGGGCGGCGGGTCGTTCGTCCCCGCCGGCCAGCGGGCGAAGGTGCTGAACAGCTTCCAGCTGTCGCTGTCGCCGCCGTTCGTCACCAATCCCGAACTCACGCAGGCGACGACGGCGCTGCCCTACCAGCTGTACCAGGTGGTGCTGACCGGCACCGGCCAGACCGCCGGTGTCAACGACATCACCGCCTTCGGCTGGGGGACCGCCCTGGTCCTGCTGGGCGTCGTCCTCGCGTTCTACGCGGTCGGTATCGCCACGCGACAGTACTTCCGGAGCAAACTGACCTATGAGTGA
- the pstC gene encoding phosphate ABC transporter permease subunit PstC — protein sequence MATNQQRDPDGWQSRLASRLARFREFVQDTENDAVAAGAIGALSLVSAFVGFLATSPYTSLFALGFLMAVTYGWLRHQELAARGVTLAMTVSTVVILALITFFIFYEAWPILQDESGTVFGIWVPGLEMFTTTAWTPAQADKQYSMLPMIQGTVLVTVIATVVAGPLGVAAALFISEIAPGPVREVVKPGVEILAGIPSIVYGFLGFTVLSPWASDAFSLVGQGTYLFVGIVVGLMALPTVVSVAEDAINSVPESMKSGSLALGTTDWQTMTTVTIPTAFSGVSAAVLLGVGRAIGETMAATVMLRNTPTVAEPLYNVFYGFETLTSLIAANYGSSSGFQKDALFVAGCILFVTVLFLSIGSQLIERRMDRKVGGVE from the coding sequence ATGGCAACAAACCAACAGAGAGACCCCGACGGATGGCAGTCCCGACTGGCGTCTCGGCTCGCTCGGTTCCGGGAGTTCGTACAGGACACTGAAAACGACGCGGTAGCTGCGGGTGCGATCGGCGCGCTGTCGCTGGTGAGCGCGTTCGTCGGCTTCCTCGCGACCTCGCCGTACACCTCGCTGTTCGCCCTCGGCTTCCTGATGGCGGTGACGTACGGGTGGCTGCGCCACCAGGAGCTGGCCGCCCGCGGCGTCACGCTCGCGATGACGGTCTCGACGGTGGTCATCCTCGCGCTGATCACCTTCTTCATCTTCTACGAGGCGTGGCCGATCCTCCAGGACGAGAGCGGTACGGTGTTCGGGATCTGGGTGCCCGGACTGGAGATGTTCACCACGACCGCCTGGACGCCCGCGCAGGCGGACAAGCAGTACTCGATGCTCCCGATGATCCAGGGGACGGTGCTGGTGACGGTCATCGCGACCGTCGTCGCCGGCCCGCTCGGCGTCGCGGCCGCCCTGTTCATCTCGGAGATCGCCCCCGGGCCGGTCCGCGAAGTGGTCAAGCCCGGCGTCGAGATCCTCGCCGGTATCCCCTCGATCGTCTACGGCTTCCTCGGGTTCACGGTGCTGAGCCCCTGGGCATCCGACGCCTTTAGCCTGGTCGGCCAGGGGACGTACCTGTTCGTCGGTATCGTCGTCGGCCTGATGGCGCTGCCGACGGTCGTCTCGGTCGCCGAGGACGCCATCAACAGCGTCCCCGAGTCGATGAAAAGCGGCTCGCTCGCCCTCGGGACGACCGACTGGCAGACGATGACGACGGTCACCATCCCGACCGCCTTCTCCGGCGTCTCCGCCGCCGTCCTGCTCGGCGTCGGTCGCGCCATCGGCGAGACGATGGCCGCGACCGTCATGCTGCGCAACACGCCGACGGTCGCCGAGCCGCTGTACAACGTCTTTTACGGCTTCGAGACGCTCACGAGCCTCATCGCGGCCAACTACGGCTCCTCCAGCGGGTTCCAGAAGGACGCGCTGTTCGTCGCCGGCTGCATCCTCTTCGTCACCGTCCTCTTCCTCAGCATCGGCTCGCAGCTGATCGAACGTCGCATGGACCGGAAGGTCGGGGGTGTCGAGTGA
- a CDS encoding PstS family phosphate ABC transporter substrate-binding protein, producing MTRDSERPADRVSRRKFLLTSGAIGAAGLAGCSSGGDEDTATPEPENDDGGSSDGSSDGSDGSSSDEGTGGDASSSGSNEPSLLTGEGSSTVYPIANKGASYWNGNAPPSDGEYWGANDSGSVPGWSEIETDMHLADYFATQYGFEATETRSSPPYRATIGLSHSGTGCEAVTNGLVDIGNSSGPITAELDWSEEKRDEEVVDHVLGRDGQPIVVSQDIYDAGIDQLTAEQVRKIYQDEITNWSEIGGPDQEIFCIGRAVGSGTDTSFRLNMLGDAEAEMPGVDTRQGQNQGVAQLVRQNEGAIAYMALAFTGDAVRPIALEFDGTVYETSKDAENTIFDSAYPLNRDLHMYTQITEDTPSGTDMREGAFMRMFLTQFGQQVFVEDNNYIPLPTADLEAELGKLPDTA from the coding sequence ATGACGCGAGATTCGGAGCGTCCGGCGGACAGGGTATCACGACGCAAGTTCCTGCTGACATCCGGTGCCATCGGTGCGGCGGGGCTGGCGGGCTGTTCGAGCGGTGGGGACGAGGACACGGCGACGCCGGAGCCGGAGAACGACGACGGCGGCTCGTCCGACGGGTCCTCGGACGGGTCCGACGGGTCGTCGAGCGACGAGGGGACGGGCGGCGACGCCTCCAGCAGCGGATCGAACGAGCCGTCGCTGCTGACCGGCGAGGGCTCCTCAACGGTCTACCCGATCGCGAACAAGGGCGCCTCCTACTGGAACGGGAACGCCCCGCCGAGCGACGGCGAGTACTGGGGCGCCAACGACTCGGGCTCGGTCCCCGGCTGGTCGGAGATCGAGACGGACATGCACCTCGCGGACTACTTCGCGACCCAGTACGGCTTCGAGGCGACCGAGACGCGTTCGAGCCCGCCCTACCGCGCGACCATCGGCCTGAGCCACTCGGGGACCGGCTGTGAGGCGGTCACGAACGGCCTCGTCGACATCGGCAACTCCTCGGGCCCGATCACGGCCGAGCTCGACTGGAGCGAGGAGAAGCGCGACGAGGAGGTCGTCGACCACGTCCTCGGCCGCGACGGCCAGCCGATCGTCGTGAGTCAGGACATCTACGACGCCGGGATCGACCAGCTCACCGCCGAGCAGGTCCGCAAGATCTACCAGGACGAGATCACCAACTGGTCGGAGATCGGCGGCCCCGACCAGGAGATCTTCTGCATCGGCCGCGCGGTCGGGTCGGGCACGGACACCTCCTTCCGGCTGAACATGCTCGGCGACGCCGAGGCCGAGATGCCGGGCGTCGACACCCGCCAGGGCCAGAACCAGGGCGTCGCCCAGCTCGTCCGCCAGAACGAGGGCGCCATCGCGTACATGGCGCTGGCCTTCACCGGCGACGCCGTCCGCCCCATCGCGCTGGAGTTCGACGGCACGGTCTACGAGACCAGCAAGGACGCCGAGAACACCATCTTCGACAGCGCCTACCCGCTCAACCGTGACCTGCACATGTACACGCAGATCACCGAGGACACCCCGAGCGGCACGGACATGCGTGAGGGCGCGTTCATGCGGATGTTCCTGACGCAGTTCGGCCAGCAGGTGTTCGTCGAGGACAACAACTACATCCCGCTGCCGACCGCCGACCTCGAAGCCGAACTCGGGAAGCTCCCCGACACCGCCTGA
- a CDS encoding metallophosphoesterase family protein yields the protein MSRPTGPGGPGTILARLARPAGEPTRIAVVADPHVATRAEGTSKLFERTRPHFEAALADIAERDVDAVLSPGDLTKDGEPWNYEAVDESLADLDAPFHAVPGNHDVPKERDEHETPTLGRFVERYTPEDPVARGPDGLSYRVRVGDLDVVGLNSAGTAERLTDSHEGHVDADQREWLADQLSHAGTAIVLIHHNLPAVTDQLDAHRAAVEPELADIPAMRDPEPLVETLASGDVPLVLSGHYHLPTTAVSGGSSDDGSDGVPASGASERSSEQRSDGVREIAAPTTCSFPQSYLLCDVTPDGTTVRLVPVADSVGLETAHARRAADSATARGLTGIAAARLAAAPLVDER from the coding sequence GTGAGCCGGCCGACCGGTCCCGGCGGGCCCGGGACGATACTGGCGCGACTGGCGCGGCCGGCCGGCGAGCCGACGCGGATCGCGGTCGTCGCCGACCCGCACGTCGCGACCAGAGCGGAAGGCACCTCGAAGCTGTTCGAGCGGACGCGCCCGCACTTCGAGGCCGCCCTCGCCGATATCGCCGAGCGCGACGTGGACGCGGTGCTCTCGCCGGGCGACCTGACCAAGGACGGCGAGCCCTGGAACTACGAGGCGGTCGACGAGAGCCTCGCTGACCTCGACGCTCCCTTCCACGCCGTCCCCGGCAACCACGACGTGCCGAAGGAGCGCGACGAACACGAGACGCCCACGCTCGGACGGTTCGTCGAGCGCTACACGCCCGAGGACCCGGTCGCTCGCGGGCCGGACGGACTCTCCTACCGCGTTCGGGTGGGCGACCTCGACGTGGTCGGACTCAACAGCGCGGGAACGGCCGAGCGCCTGACCGACAGCCACGAGGGACACGTCGACGCCGACCAGCGCGAGTGGCTGGCCGACCAGCTCTCGCACGCGGGGACTGCCATCGTGTTGATCCATCACAACCTCCCCGCGGTGACCGACCAGCTCGACGCCCACCGCGCGGCCGTCGAGCCCGAGCTGGCTGATATCCCGGCGATGCGCGATCCCGAGCCGCTCGTCGAGACGCTCGCCAGCGGCGACGTGCCCCTCGTCCTCAGCGGCCACTACCACCTCCCGACGACGGCGGTTTCGGGCGGCTCGTCGGACGACGGTTCCGACGGCGTCCCCGCGAGCGGTGCGAGCGAGAGGTCGTCGGAGCAGCGCTCTGACGGTGTTCGCGAGATCGCGGCGCCGACGACCTGTTCGTTCCCGCAGTCGTACCTCCTCTGTGACGTGACGCCCGACGGGACGACCGTCAGACTGGTGCCCGTCGCCGACAGCGTCGGGCTGGAGACCGCTCACGCACGCCGCGCGGCCGATTCGGCGACCGCACGCGGCCTGACCGGGATCGCCGCCGCCCGCCTCGCCGCCGCTCCGCTGGTCGACGAGCGGTGA
- a CDS encoding DUF7529 family protein: MSVDTDGETSPWGRTVREANEMAEELRTDGWEVVVVRAGHVAPLAPGAGETDRSGLVYLAPDGVGESLPAVAERGEFGQSAAFRRRVGTDLFLVTRVSDPERRLAVLLVGGVDLGQPAAADLAAAARERGRLHSHVELLDGTHLATFGHDHPEDFLPEDP, encoded by the coding sequence ATGTCGGTCGATACGGACGGCGAGACGTCTCCCTGGGGACGGACAGTACGGGAAGCCAACGAGATGGCCGAGGAGCTGCGGACGGACGGCTGGGAGGTCGTCGTCGTCCGCGCGGGCCACGTCGCCCCGCTCGCGCCCGGCGCGGGCGAGACCGACCGCTCCGGGCTGGTGTATCTCGCCCCGGACGGCGTGGGAGAGTCGCTCCCCGCGGTCGCCGAGCGCGGCGAGTTCGGGCAGTCGGCGGCGTTTCGGCGCCGGGTCGGCACGGATCTATTCCTGGTGACGCGCGTGAGCGACCCCGAGCGCCGACTGGCCGTCCTGCTGGTCGGCGGGGTCGACCTCGGACAACCGGCGGCGGCCGACCTCGCCGCCGCGGCCCGCGAGCGGGGGCGGCTCCACTCGCACGTCGAACTCCTCGACGGCACGCATCTGGCTACGTTCGGGCACGACCACCCCGAGGACTTCCTGCCGGAGGACCCGTGA